The following proteins come from a genomic window of Gordonia westfalica:
- a CDS encoding cutinase family protein, whose amino-acid sequence MMARRTAGRARKGPARRMGKFALFLLALAVIAIVLIVLLVLVWLKPGPLPPIGPQPPSTPSKERPEAQPADCPDVLTVVIPGTWESSAADDPYSPTANPNSLMLRVSRALSQQYDSSRTEIYTVPYTAQFRNPTNLADRQADYNVSRTQGYKRAAGKIINTNKRCPLTGYVIMGFSQGAVIAGDLASNIGNGRGVLADGDQDLVLGVGLIADGRRQPGKQNDVAPSPDGVGAEIALGGMGNIVPGITMTGPRDGGFGDLEDRVQSICAPGDLICDSPTVVNPLAAVSKLANAASNPIHAMYATTRYWENDGRTATQWMYTWSKDLIDDAPRPKHN is encoded by the coding sequence GTGATGGCCAGACGCACCGCGGGCCGCGCTCGGAAGGGCCCCGCCCGGCGGATGGGTAAGTTCGCCCTGTTCCTGCTCGCGCTCGCGGTCATCGCGATCGTGCTCATCGTCCTGCTGGTCCTGGTGTGGCTGAAGCCGGGTCCGCTCCCGCCGATCGGACCCCAGCCGCCGTCGACGCCGTCGAAGGAACGTCCCGAGGCGCAGCCCGCGGACTGTCCCGACGTGCTGACGGTCGTGATCCCCGGCACCTGGGAGTCGAGCGCCGCCGACGACCCGTACTCGCCGACGGCCAACCCGAACTCGCTCATGTTGCGGGTCTCACGGGCCCTCTCGCAGCAGTACGACTCGTCGCGGACCGAGATCTACACGGTGCCCTATACCGCGCAGTTCCGGAATCCGACGAATCTGGCCGATCGACAGGCCGACTACAACGTCTCGCGCACCCAGGGTTACAAGCGCGCGGCCGGCAAGATCATCAACACCAACAAGCGCTGTCCGCTGACCGGCTACGTGATCATGGGCTTCAGCCAGGGGGCGGTGATCGCGGGTGATCTGGCCAGCAACATCGGCAACGGCCGGGGTGTGCTCGCCGACGGTGACCAGGATCTCGTTCTCGGCGTCGGCCTGATCGCCGACGGCCGGCGCCAGCCCGGCAAGCAGAACGACGTGGCCCCCAGCCCCGACGGAGTCGGTGCCGAGATCGCGCTCGGGGGCATGGGCAACATCGTCCCCGGCATCACCATGACCGGTCCGCGCGACGGCGGATTCGGCGATCTCGAGGACCGCGTGCAGTCCATCTGTGCGCCAGGCGATCTCATCTGTGATTCGCCGACGGTCGTCAATCCGCTCGCCGCCGTGTCGAAGCTGGCGAACGCCGCGAGCAACCCGATCCACGCGATGTACGCCACGACGCGGTACTGGGAGAACGACGGCCGGACCGCGACGCAATGGATGTACACCTGGTCCAAGGACCTCATCGACGACGCTCCGCGTCCGAAGCACAACTGA
- the pks13 gene encoding polyketide synthase Pks13 (Pks13 is a key enzyme in mycolic acid biosynthesis.), producing the protein MSELNTDESRSTDVPGDSSLETPGSVDGATADATTASTNGEATPGETAGDLTVGELRDWLREWVSQATGVPVGQIDVDRPMEELGLSSRDAVALAADVEDKTGVILTATVVYNHPTISSLAQRIIEGDPDEGLDDTADTFWQRERSADDDIAIVGLSTRFPKSGSTPESTWEALIGGVDGISDLPDGRWTEFTSDPRFAEILESSNIKGGYLDDVRSFDADFFQMSPREVEMVDPQQRLALELTWEALEHAHIPPSDLKGAPVGVFIGTSTNDYQLLATLGLGEGAEDTAAYALTGTSTAIVANRVSYFYDFRGPSIAIDTACSSSLVAIHQAVRSLRTGESDVALAGGVNMLITPAATLGFDRIGAQAKDGHIKAFSADADGMIRAEGGGLVVLKRMADARRDGDDVLAVIAGSAVNSDGRSNGLPAPNPEAQVDVLRSAYTDASIDPRTVDYVEAHGTGTILGDPIEADALGRVVGRGRNADKPMLLGSVKTNYGHMESAAGAGAIAKVVLALRNGVIPASRNYSGPNPYIQFDETHLKVIPETTEWPRYSGHAIAGISGFGFGGTNAHVVVREVLPSDLKPETVQVDAGAAELPATESLTGTSSLVEPPSPLVEPVETDDDEFLTEAERAVLAAQARNVEPEVAETAVDPAEGFAPCAVEGSVVPLVISGFLPSRRRKTAADLLEWLESDEGRATPLADIGRALAHRNHGRSRAVVMARTHDDAIAGVRAIADGKGNPLVYSSDSPDSASAVWLLSGFGSQHRKMAKQLYTENPIFAKYVDRVDQYIQNELGYSIAEMFLDDEQTYGIETSQVGIYTIQVALADTLRHHGAEPGVLVPHSMGEASASYISGGLSLEDATRVICQRSRLMGEGESMLQGDDIRLMALVEYSAEDINDVLVDYPDLEICVYAAPTHTVIGGPESQVDAIVARAEAEGKLGRKLQTKGASHTSQMDPILGELSYELTGIEPQRLTTGFYSSVDREVFYRPGHEPVHTIDYFLKGLRHSVWFSQAISKAVENGHRTFLELSPNPAVLISVAAVTFSAGLHDAELIETLRRKEDESFGLVNALMKLYVHGHPVDVASLFGTGGYAAVPRTRFERKEFWLKAQVASGGSASRIPGSHVALPDGRHAWEVNATAVTDPRELVHAAAAQVLTNASVGAAVSHGEIPAAGTVTTTLSPHPGGASVSLHVKADKNFRLLFEAVVTGDLDETAGSVSTAPAASAESGVAVFADDKVIVEDEVVDDIGNKWNPESGETVGDRLAIIVGESMGYDPEDLPREIPLIELGLDSLMAVRIKNRVEYEFDIPQLQLQAMRQANLADVQKFVEFAVTHRDQLDDLAENAGSGGELDTAALNAYIDEQNAKDETSAVPVIEESPEPVTTPAPATATTDITSQKAVAEAAGSDVPPRDAAERLTFGTYAVVTKTSAGGIFNKLPVLSEDTAQQLTDRLNERTGGDIDVEDILDSETIEEMSNYVREHLDAGASTDGFLRYLRLVPEGKKVYDPAAGDPTPILLFHPAGGNTSAYEALLKRLPEDQPVIGFDRGVEGTIEDRVREYIPRLRELQPHGPYVLVGWSFGGALAYGVAQVLREAGEDVAFVGLIDVVRPREDMTETPDTKRARLERWKDFAIRNYDLDPDVPIPMERLVEADDEGQFAIIMEMMSMSGTKIPGGIIEHQRTSFIENRVLSNIAPEPYDGKVVLYRADKMHAGAIELEPQWAEIDEDGRWGEVVDDLEIIHIGGDHLSIVDEPFIAKIGADLATRLGRLGNK; encoded by the coding sequence ATGTCTGAACTGAATACCGACGAGTCACGCAGCACCGATGTGCCCGGCGATTCGTCCCTCGAGACCCCAGGTTCGGTAGACGGAGCAACCGCCGACGCGACCACTGCATCAACCAACGGTGAGGCCACCCCGGGAGAGACCGCCGGTGACCTCACCGTCGGTGAACTGCGGGACTGGCTGCGCGAATGGGTGTCCCAGGCCACCGGTGTGCCGGTCGGCCAGATCGACGTCGACCGCCCGATGGAAGAGCTCGGACTGTCCTCGCGCGATGCCGTGGCGCTGGCCGCCGACGTCGAGGACAAGACCGGGGTCATCCTGACCGCCACGGTGGTCTACAACCACCCGACCATCTCCTCTCTGGCCCAGCGCATCATCGAGGGCGACCCGGACGAGGGACTCGACGACACCGCCGACACCTTCTGGCAGCGCGAGCGCAGCGCCGACGACGACATCGCGATCGTCGGTCTGTCGACCCGCTTCCCCAAGTCCGGTTCCACCCCGGAATCGACGTGGGAGGCGCTCATCGGCGGGGTCGACGGCATCTCCGACCTGCCGGACGGTCGCTGGACCGAGTTCACCTCCGATCCGCGTTTCGCCGAGATCCTCGAGTCGTCGAACATCAAGGGCGGCTACCTCGACGACGTCCGGTCGTTCGACGCCGACTTCTTCCAGATGAGCCCGCGCGAGGTCGAGATGGTCGACCCGCAGCAGCGGCTCGCGCTGGAACTCACCTGGGAGGCACTCGAGCACGCGCACATCCCGCCGAGCGACCTCAAGGGCGCCCCGGTCGGTGTGTTCATCGGCACCTCGACCAACGACTACCAGCTCCTCGCGACCCTCGGCCTCGGTGAGGGCGCCGAGGACACCGCGGCCTACGCGCTGACCGGTACCTCGACGGCCATCGTCGCCAACCGCGTCTCCTACTTCTACGACTTCCGCGGACCGTCGATCGCCATCGACACCGCGTGCTCGTCGTCGCTGGTCGCCATCCACCAGGCGGTCCGCAGCCTGCGTACGGGTGAATCCGACGTCGCCCTCGCCGGCGGCGTCAACATGCTGATCACGCCGGCCGCGACCCTCGGCTTCGACCGGATCGGCGCGCAGGCCAAGGACGGGCACATCAAGGCCTTCTCCGCCGACGCCGACGGCATGATCCGCGCCGAGGGCGGCGGCCTCGTCGTGCTCAAGCGCATGGCCGACGCCCGCCGCGACGGCGACGACGTCCTCGCGGTCATCGCCGGTTCGGCCGTCAACTCCGACGGTCGTTCCAACGGCCTGCCCGCCCCGAACCCCGAGGCCCAGGTCGACGTGCTGCGCTCGGCGTACACCGACGCCTCGATCGACCCGCGCACGGTGGACTACGTCGAGGCCCACGGGACCGGCACCATCCTGGGCGACCCGATCGAGGCCGACGCGCTCGGACGCGTCGTCGGACGCGGGCGCAACGCCGACAAGCCGATGCTCCTCGGTTCGGTGAAGACCAACTACGGCCACATGGAGTCCGCGGCGGGAGCCGGCGCCATCGCCAAGGTCGTGCTCGCGCTGCGCAACGGCGTGATCCCGGCGTCGCGCAACTACAGCGGGCCCAACCCGTACATCCAGTTCGACGAGACCCACCTGAAGGTGATCCCGGAGACCACCGAGTGGCCCCGCTACTCGGGTCACGCCATCGCCGGCATCTCCGGCTTCGGCTTCGGCGGCACCAACGCCCACGTCGTCGTGCGTGAGGTCCTGCCGAGCGACCTGAAGCCGGAGACGGTCCAGGTCGACGCGGGAGCCGCCGAACTCCCGGCCACGGAATCCCTTACGGGGACCTCTTCGCTGGTTGAGCCGCCTTCTCCGCTGGTTGAGCCTGTCGAAACCGACGACGACGAATTCCTGACCGAGGCCGAGCGCGCCGTGCTGGCCGCACAGGCGCGGAACGTCGAGCCGGAGGTCGCCGAGACCGCGGTCGACCCGGCCGAGGGCTTCGCGCCCTGCGCCGTCGAGGGTTCGGTTGTGCCGCTGGTGATCTCCGGCTTCCTGCCCTCGCGTCGCCGCAAGACCGCGGCCGACCTGCTCGAATGGCTCGAATCCGACGAAGGCCGTGCGACCCCGCTCGCCGACATCGGACGCGCGCTCGCGCACCGCAATCACGGCCGTTCGCGTGCCGTGGTGATGGCGCGGACCCATGACGACGCCATCGCCGGTGTCCGGGCGATCGCCGACGGCAAGGGCAATCCCCTTGTGTACTCGTCGGATTCGCCGGATTCCGCGTCGGCGGTGTGGCTGCTGTCGGGCTTCGGTTCGCAGCATCGCAAGATGGCCAAGCAGCTCTACACCGAGAACCCGATCTTCGCGAAGTACGTCGACCGCGTCGACCAGTACATCCAGAACGAGCTGGGCTACTCGATCGCCGAGATGTTCCTCGACGACGAGCAGACCTACGGCATCGAGACCAGCCAGGTCGGCATCTACACCATCCAGGTCGCACTCGCCGACACGCTGCGCCACCACGGCGCGGAACCCGGTGTGCTGGTGCCGCATTCGATGGGCGAGGCCTCGGCCTCCTACATCAGCGGCGGCCTGTCGCTGGAGGACGCGACCCGCGTCATCTGCCAGCGTTCGCGCCTGATGGGCGAGGGTGAGTCGATGCTGCAGGGCGACGACATCCGCCTGATGGCGCTGGTCGAATACAGTGCCGAGGACATCAACGACGTCCTCGTCGACTACCCGGACCTCGAGATCTGTGTCTACGCGGCACCGACGCACACCGTCATCGGCGGGCCGGAGTCGCAGGTCGACGCGATCGTCGCGCGCGCCGAGGCCGAAGGCAAACTCGGACGCAAGCTGCAGACCAAGGGCGCGAGCCACACCTCGCAGATGGACCCGATCCTCGGCGAACTCTCCTATGAGCTCACCGGCATCGAGCCGCAGCGTCTGACCACCGGCTTCTACAGCTCGGTCGACCGCGAGGTGTTCTACCGCCCTGGGCACGAGCCGGTCCACACCATCGACTACTTCCTCAAGGGTCTTCGCCACAGCGTGTGGTTCAGCCAGGCCATCTCGAAGGCCGTGGAGAACGGTCATCGCACCTTCCTGGAGCTGTCGCCCAACCCGGCGGTCCTGATCTCCGTTGCGGCCGTGACCTTCTCGGCCGGCCTGCACGACGCCGAGCTCATCGAGACGCTGCGTCGCAAGGAAGACGAGAGCTTCGGGCTGGTCAACGCGCTGATGAAGCTGTATGTGCACGGCCATCCGGTCGACGTCGCGTCGCTGTTCGGTACCGGCGGATACGCCGCCGTCCCCCGAACCCGCTTCGAGCGCAAGGAATTCTGGCTGAAGGCGCAGGTCGCCTCGGGTGGTTCGGCCAGCCGGATTCCCGGTTCGCATGTCGCACTGCCCGACGGTCGCCATGCCTGGGAGGTCAACGCGACCGCCGTCACCGATCCGCGCGAGCTGGTTCACGCCGCAGCTGCTCAGGTGCTGACCAACGCTTCGGTCGGCGCGGCGGTCTCGCACGGCGAGATCCCCGCCGCAGGCACCGTGACCACCACGCTGAGCCCGCATCCCGGCGGCGCGTCGGTGAGTCTGCACGTCAAGGCGGACAAGAACTTCCGGCTGCTGTTCGAGGCCGTCGTGACCGGCGACCTCGACGAGACCGCCGGCTCGGTGTCCACCGCGCCCGCAGCATCCGCCGAGTCCGGTGTCGCCGTCTTCGCCGACGACAAGGTGATCGTCGAGGACGAGGTCGTCGACGACATCGGCAACAAGTGGAATCCGGAATCCGGTGAGACCGTTGGCGATCGCCTGGCGATCATCGTCGGCGAGTCGATGGGTTACGACCCGGAGGACCTGCCGCGCGAGATCCCGCTCATCGAGCTGGGTCTGGATTCGCTGATGGCGGTCCGGATCAAGAACCGCGTCGAGTACGAGTTCGACATCCCGCAGCTGCAGCTGCAGGCGATGCGCCAGGCGAATCTCGCCGATGTGCAGAAGTTCGTCGAGTTCGCGGTCACCCACCGCGACCAGCTCGACGATCTCGCCGAGAATGCAGGCAGCGGAGGTGAACTCGACACCGCGGCGCTCAACGCCTACATCGACGAGCAGAACGCCAAGGACGAGACCTCGGCTGTTCCGGTCATCGAGGAGTCCCCGGAGCCGGTGACGACGCCGGCACCAGCGACGGCGACCACCGACATCACCTCGCAGAAGGCGGTCGCCGAGGCAGCGGGTTCGGATGTGCCGCCGCGTGATGCGGCCGAGCGTCTGACGTTCGGCACCTACGCGGTCGTGACCAAGACGTCGGCGGGCGGCATCTTCAACAAGCTGCCGGTGCTGTCGGAGGACACGGCCCAGCAGCTGACCGATCGCCTCAACGAGCGGACCGGCGGCGACATCGACGTCGAGGACATCCTCGACTCGGAGACCATCGAGGAGATGTCGAACTACGTTCGCGAGCATCTCGATGCCGGGGCGTCGACCGACGGATTCCTGCGCTACCTGCGTCTGGTGCCGGAGGGCAAGAAGGTCTACGATCCCGCCGCGGGCGACCCCACCCCGATCCTGCTGTTCCACCCGGCCGGCGGCAACACCTCGGCCTACGAGGCGCTGCTCAAGCGTCTGCCCGAGGACCAGCCGGTCATCGGTTTCGACCGTGGTGTCGAGGGAACGATCGAAGACCGTGTCCGCGAGTACATCCCGCGTCTGCGTGAACTGCAGCCGCACGGGCCGTACGTGCTGGTCGGCTGGTCGTTCGGCGGTGCGCTCGCCTACGGCGTCGCCCAGGTTCTCCGCGAAGCCGGTGAGGACGTGGCCTTCGTCGGTCTGATCGACGTCGTGCGCCCCCGCGAGGACATGACCGAGACCCCCGACACCAAGCGGGCCCGCCTGGAGCGGTGGAAGGATTTCGCGATCCGCAACTATGACCTCGACCCGGATGTGCCTATCCCGATGGAGCGGCTCGTCGAGGCGGACGACGAGGGACAGTTCGCGATCATCATGGAGATGATGTCGATGTCGGGCACCAAGATCCCGGGCGGCATCATCGAACATCAGCGGACCTCGTTCATCGAGAACCGTGTCCTCAGCAACATCGCGCCGGAACCGTACGACGGCAAGGTCGTGCTGTACCGCGCGGACAAGATGCATGCCGGTGCGATCGAACTCGAGCCGCAATGGGCCGAGATCGACGAGGACGGCCGATGGGGCGAGGTCGTCGACGACCTGGAGATCATCCACATCGGTGGCGACCACCTGTCGATCGTCGACGAGCCGTTCATCGCCAAGATCGGTGCCGATCTGGCCACGCGTCTCGGACGGCTTGGTAATAAGTAG
- a CDS encoding LLM class F420-dependent oxidoreductase has translation MTQPPNDAGGSSSGLRRFRFGAGGEGNKDEGGARKFVKLAQTAEEYGYDTFAVPDHLGNQVGPLAALGALTQATSTIRLATSVLANGWRHPALLAKEATTIDVLSKGRLELGIGAGWMKEEFDKAGIEFESPGVRIRRLDEALTILDGLMRGETVDFDGEFYQINGLEGSPRPRQGPRPPIAVGGGGPKMLALAAKHADIISVAPGTTPDGKMKLSDMTIEKTAERVDRIRQAAGDRFDEIELNWTIAVIVITDDRVATAEMALKALEQGYPPNIAHDTEFTVDDVLSSPYIAIGSFEEIADQIREVRRRTSMSYVGVFPTQMDAFAPVLAQLKGE, from the coding sequence ATGACGCAACCCCCGAACGATGCGGGTGGCAGCTCCTCCGGTCTGCGTAGGTTCCGATTCGGTGCGGGTGGCGAGGGCAACAAGGACGAGGGTGGTGCCCGCAAGTTCGTCAAGCTGGCCCAGACCGCCGAGGAGTACGGCTACGACACCTTCGCGGTGCCCGATCACCTGGGCAACCAGGTCGGTCCGCTGGCCGCGCTCGGAGCGCTGACCCAGGCCACCAGCACCATCCGCCTGGCGACGTCGGTGCTGGCCAACGGCTGGCGTCATCCGGCGCTGCTGGCGAAGGAGGCCACCACCATCGACGTGCTGAGCAAGGGACGACTCGAACTCGGCATCGGCGCAGGCTGGATGAAGGAAGAATTCGACAAGGCCGGGATCGAGTTCGAGTCCCCGGGTGTCCGCATCCGTCGGCTCGACGAGGCCCTCACGATCCTCGACGGGCTGATGCGCGGCGAGACCGTGGACTTCGACGGCGAGTTCTACCAGATCAACGGCCTCGAGGGCAGCCCGCGACCCCGTCAGGGACCGCGGCCGCCGATCGCGGTCGGCGGTGGCGGCCCCAAGATGCTGGCGCTCGCCGCCAAGCACGCCGACATCATCTCCGTGGCGCCGGGCACCACGCCCGACGGCAAGATGAAGCTGTCGGACATGACCATCGAGAAGACGGCCGAACGCGTCGACCGCATCCGCCAGGCCGCGGGTGATCGTTTCGACGAGATCGAGCTGAACTGGACCATCGCCGTCATCGTGATCACCGACGATCGCGTGGCAACCGCCGAGATGGCGCTGAAAGCCCTCGAGCAGGGCTATCCGCCGAACATCGCGCATGACACCGAGTTCACCGTCGACGACGTGCTGTCCTCGCCGTACATCGCGATCGGCAGTTTCGAGGAGATCGCGGATCAGATCCGCGAGGTTCGCCGGCGGACGAGCATGTCCTACGTCGGGGTGTTCCCGACCCAGATGGACGCGTTTGCGCCCGTTCTGGCCCAGTTGAAGGGGGAGTAG
- the fadD32 gene encoding long-chain-fatty-acid--AMP ligase FadD32, producing the protein MLKTELEDFLDETGNISFTEEATLVDYVEQNVREKADTLAYRFIDYSRERDGEAQDLTWAQFGKRLRAVAARLQQVTKPGDRVAILAPQSLEYVIGFFAALYASNVAVPLFSPDEPGHTDRLHAVLGDCKPTAILTSTKSAEAVRDFFAPLPAKERPRVIAVDAVPDSVGSSWVAPVAGRDHNRETVAYLQYTSGSTRVPAGVEITYEAVAANVLQISDTIQIGRNARGVTWLPMFHDMGLLTVILPALGGRYITIMSPQAFVRRPGRWIKELAAAADGAETYAAAPNFAFEHAAARGLPKEGEELDLSNVIGLINGSEPVTVSSMKKFNEAFAPYGLPKTAIKPCYGMAEATLFVSATQRENEAKVIYVDRDDLNAGKLTIVDADAENAVAQVSCGQVAVSQWATIVDPETATEQPDGHVGEIWLHGLNIGAGYWNKPAETEETFHNKLVAPLAENSHSEGAPADAMWMRTGDYGVWLDGELYITGRVKDLVIVDGRNHYPQDLEYSAQEASTALRPGFVAAFSVPANQLPAVVFEFAGSGLTPDPDDASEQLVIVAERGPGRKADPQEVADTVRAAIAQRHGVMARDVLLVPAGSIPRTSSGKIARRATRAAYIDGSLRGGYKQTAFPDAAE; encoded by the coding sequence ATGCTGAAGACTGAACTCGAAGACTTTCTCGATGAGACGGGGAACATCTCTTTCACCGAGGAAGCGACGCTTGTCGACTACGTCGAACAGAACGTACGTGAGAAGGCCGACACCCTGGCCTACCGGTTCATCGACTACAGCCGCGAGCGTGACGGTGAAGCCCAGGACCTGACCTGGGCGCAGTTCGGCAAGCGCCTGCGCGCTGTCGCCGCACGCCTGCAGCAGGTGACCAAGCCCGGTGACCGTGTCGCCATCCTCGCGCCGCAGTCGCTCGAGTACGTGATCGGATTCTTCGCCGCGCTGTACGCGAGCAACGTCGCCGTGCCGCTGTTCTCACCCGATGAGCCCGGTCACACCGATCGCCTGCACGCCGTCCTCGGCGACTGCAAGCCGACGGCGATCCTCACCTCCACCAAGTCCGCCGAAGCGGTCCGCGACTTCTTCGCGCCGCTGCCGGCCAAGGAGCGCCCGCGCGTCATCGCCGTCGACGCGGTGCCCGACTCGGTGGGTTCGAGCTGGGTCGCCCCGGTCGCCGGACGCGACCACAACCGCGAGACGGTTGCCTACCTGCAGTACACCTCCGGATCGACCCGGGTGCCTGCCGGCGTGGAGATCACCTACGAGGCGGTCGCCGCCAACGTGCTGCAGATCTCCGACACCATCCAGATCGGCCGCAACGCTCGTGGCGTCACCTGGCTGCCGATGTTCCACGACATGGGTCTGCTGACCGTGATCCTGCCCGCACTGGGCGGCCGCTACATCACGATCATGAGCCCGCAGGCATTCGTCCGCCGGCCCGGCCGCTGGATCAAGGAACTCGCCGCGGCCGCCGACGGCGCGGAGACCTACGCCGCGGCCCCGAACTTCGCCTTCGAACACGCCGCCGCGCGCGGCCTCCCGAAGGAGGGCGAGGAACTCGACCTGTCGAACGTCATCGGTCTGATCAACGGCTCGGAGCCGGTCACGGTCAGCTCGATGAAGAAGTTCAACGAGGCATTCGCCCCCTACGGTCTGCCGAAGACCGCGATCAAGCCCTGCTACGGCATGGCCGAGGCCACCCTCTTCGTCTCCGCCACGCAGCGCGAGAACGAGGCGAAGGTCATCTACGTCGACCGCGACGACCTCAACGCGGGCAAGCTGACCATCGTCGACGCCGACGCGGAGAACGCCGTTGCGCAGGTGTCCTGCGGTCAGGTCGCGGTGAGCCAGTGGGCCACCATCGTCGACCCCGAGACCGCGACCGAACAGCCCGACGGTCACGTCGGCGAGATCTGGCTGCACGGCCTCAACATCGGTGCCGGCTACTGGAACAAGCCGGCCGAGACCGAGGAGACCTTCCACAACAAGCTGGTCGCGCCGCTCGCGGAGAACAGCCACTCCGAGGGTGCTCCCGCGGACGCGATGTGGATGCGGACCGGCGACTACGGCGTCTGGCTCGACGGTGAGCTCTACATCACCGGTCGCGTCAAGGACCTGGTGATCGTCGACGGACGCAACCACTACCCGCAGGACCTCGAGTACAGCGCCCAGGAGGCCAGCACCGCGCTGCGTCCGGGTTTCGTCGCCGCCTTCTCGGTGCCGGCGAACCAGCTGCCCGCCGTGGTCTTCGAGTTCGCCGGAAGCGGTCTCACCCCCGACCCCGACGACGCGTCCGAGCAGCTGGTCATCGTCGCCGAGCGCGGACCCGGTCGCAAGGCCGACCCGCAGGAGGTCGCCGACACCGTGCGTGCCGCGATCGCGCAGCGTCACGGCGTCATGGCCCGCGACGTCCTGCTGGTTCCCGCCGGTTCGATCCCGCGCACCTCGTCGGGCAAGATCGCCCGCCGGGCGACCCGCGCCGCCTACATCGACGGCAGCCTGCGCGGCGGCTACAAGCAGACGGCGTTCCCGGACGCGGCGGAATAG
- a CDS encoding DUF732 domain-containing protein, which produces MTTKCARLVLAATGLALALGSISACSDDSTASAPITSNPVTTTSLYSAAGSSTPASASASADPATEASAAPSGNTSKLPETEPNPSTKVPDNFPGPSGAPLDAKAKAYLGALKAQNVTFMGDSDNSVSLTMAKYVCGAKQKGTDPGMVKAFVTASVGPGTKTVEEANSKADKVIRAAEQHYC; this is translated from the coding sequence ATGACAACGAAGTGCGCTCGGCTGGTGCTGGCCGCGACAGGCCTCGCGCTCGCGCTCGGCTCGATCTCGGCCTGCTCCGACGACTCGACGGCCAGTGCACCGATCACCAGCAATCCGGTCACCACCACGTCGCTGTACTCGGCCGCGGGATCGTCCACGCCTGCGTCGGCTTCGGCGTCGGCCGACCCGGCCACCGAGGCCTCGGCCGCGCCGTCGGGAAACACCTCGAAGCTGCCCGAGACCGAGCCGAACCCGAGCACCAAGGTCCCGGACAACTTCCCGGGTCCCAGCGGTGCGCCGCTCGACGCCAAGGCCAAGGCCTACCTCGGGGCGCTCAAGGCGCAGAACGTCACCTTCATGGGCGACAGCGACAACTCGGTCTCACTCACCATGGCGAAGTACGTGTGCGGTGCCAAGCAGAAGGGCACCGACCCGGGCATGGTGAAGGCCTTCGTCACCGCGTCCGTGGGTCCCGGCACCAAGACCGTCGAAGAGGCGAACTCGAAGGCCGACAAGGTCATCCGCGCGGCAGAACAGCACTACTGCTGA